The region AACGGCCTATGGCCTCTTTGGCCGAATACCCATATATTCTCTCAGCCCCACGGTTCCAACTGATAATGGTGCCATCCTGATCCAGTGCCTTGCAGATAATTGCATCTTCCGCGGATTCAACAATAGCGGTCAGCCGGGAACGTGTCTCCTCAGCCTCAATATGAGCGGCGATATCGTTGAAAATGACCACGGCAGCTTCAATCTCCCCTTCACGGTTACGGATTGGGGTAGAGCGGATGCTTATTACGCTGCGTGTGCCATCACCACGGATGATACCGGCTTTCTCATCAATGACGACCTCACCATGGAGCAGAGAACGTCCCAAGGGCCACTCTTCTCCCCGGTAAGGCCGCCCGTCTTCGAGATGAAACCCTTTCCACTTCCCATATTCCTCAACATTGGCGGACGAGAGGACAGGCTGCCGCCAGATTTCCTCCGCCTGCTTATTACCAAGGATAATCCTTCCGGAAGGTGCCTCAGAAATAACAACGGCAGAGGGCATCTGCTGCATCACCGCTTCAAGCTTTGCCCGCTCCTGCCGAAGCTGCTCATTTGTTTGCAGTAACTCTTCACACCTGCGACTGACAACCATTGTTTCGACTACATAGCCAAAAAGGGTAAAAGTTAAGACCACGATAAGACGTATCAATAGATCATCCGCATCTAAGTGAAACAGGTGATCGATAATGCCTCCTTTCAATGTATGGGCATATATTACCGATTTAGTAACCCAATACAGAATCCCAAGACCAAATCCTACCAGAGTGACACGGTTTCCTATTTTGTCCGTGTATCGTACAAGCGTGTTTATGATATTCATGGATTAACTGCCTTCGCTTATCTCAGAGCGATAAAAGCCTCCAAGGTTAAAATTGCACTTTGTTCTCCAAGAGCATTATATAACATACTGTTGTTATTAGCAATTTTAAGATGGAGGTTTTTTTCTCAAGCGTTACTCCAAAGTTTACCAGCATGGCCTCCATGATCCTAAAATTGTAGCTGATGATCTGTATACAATGCTTCTGAGTCATGTTGACCAAGAAATATTGTATAGAATTTTTTATTATGATTGCTCCCCGCTACAAAAGAAGGCTCATAATCCTATTACTAAAAAATGTATCGACTTTTCAAAAAGTAACCAGGCAATTTTTCGGATCCAATTTCATCAAGAACTGAAAAAGAAACGCAAGGTAGCACTTCGTTTAGGAGAGTTGAAAGATTATGGTGGGTGGATTATACGCCCAGCAAAAACAAAAGAGTTGCTCGATGGAAAAATTCAGGTAGAAGATATTGTTGAAAATGATGTCTACTCCAATGTTCAACAAAATCGGGAGATAGCGATTTTGTTCCTGCTGCGAAACTTGCCCGAATAGAAGGTATTGACTTTATTTTAGATCCTATGTGGAAAACAATAGATCCATCTTTACTTGAGCATATAGATGGTCTTAAGTCTACATGCCCAAGACCAAAGTTGCCTTCCCTAAGTTCTAGCCTTACAGGCACCTTATCCACTCCAGTCTCTCCTGTATCAACTAAGCCATCCTAACGGTTTCATCCATTTCGTGCAGGCTTAATTTGCAGACAAGCTTCCACACCTCATACGTAGACACTACCAGAGCAGAGCAAGTGCATCGGCCACAGCTAATCCGCGGGGAGTGGGGCACAGGCGGTCTCCCCGGACTTCCAGCTTGCCTTCATGGATCAGTCGGCTGGCCAGTCCTGGCGG is a window of bacterium DNA encoding:
- a CDS encoding PAS domain S-box protein; protein product: MNIINTLVRYTDKIGNRVTLVGFGLGILYWVTKSVIYAHTLKGGIIDHLFHLDADDLLIRLIVVLTFTLFGYVVETMVVSRRCEELLQTNEQLRQERAKLEAVMQQMPSAVVISEAPSGRIILGNKQAEEIWRQPVLSSANVEEYGKWKGFHLEDGRPYRGEEWPLGRSLLHGEVVIDEKAGIIRGDGTRSVISIRSTPIRNREGEIEAAVVIFNDIAAHIEAEETRSRLTAIVESAEDAIICKALDQDGTIISWNRGAERIYGYSAKEAIGRSISLIFPPERLPDELSKILKQLRRGESIRNYETLRLRKDEKRIAVSITISPLRDTSGRIFGAAAIERDITEQKRAVEELQRYRFHLEELVQERTHELMTTNSQLQSAIIKYKQTQDALEKSLNQNKLILDSVGEGIYGVDLVHVAIITRPVVLGLVEQIGAGTFLSYKSSVLV